The Triticum aestivum cultivar Chinese Spring chromosome 7B, IWGSC CS RefSeq v2.1, whole genome shotgun sequence genome window below encodes:
- the LOC123161676 gene encoding probable nucleolar protein 5-1: MKRRRRRAPAPSESDIQRILDECFILLFETPSGFALFHSALSLINRPDSMEDIWSYFIYDCMAKLAITLKEFQTFEDKSSAINQNSGVNERLTQMIRTWIGGKKLAVGKPEYKEIIEERLKIDCLYNPAVMEVMWGIQNCMPSLVPGEKSQLAEEDRVPMSKGLRKVLKRYDCNVKTKIVSKQIIEMAAALFKCDSAVKDNSRAMRRAGDTIIAISGISCVRVGAYWKLQQL, translated from the exons ATGAAGAGGCGACGCAGGCGTGCTCCTGCTCCGTCGGAATCGGATATCCAGCGCATTTTAG ACGAATGTTTCATCCTCCTGTTCGAGACACCCTCTGGCTTTGCACTTTTTCATTCTGCTTTGTCACTCATTAACCGACCAGATTCTATGGAG GACATATGGTCTTATTTCATCTATGATTGCATGGCAAAACTT GCTATTACGCTGAAAGAGTTTCAAACTTTTGAGGACAAGTCCAGTGCCATTAATCAAAACAGTGGTGTCAACGAAAGGCTTACTCAGATGATCAGGACGTGGATCGGCGGGAAGAAACTGGCAGTTGGAAAGCCTGAATATAAGGAAATTATTGAAGAGAGATTG AAAATAGACTGCCTGTATAATCCAGCAGTGATGGAGGTGATGTGGGGTATACAGAATTGCATGCCAAGTTTGGTGCCTGGAGAAAAATCACAGCTGGCTGAAGAGGACCGCGTCCCGATGAGTAAGGGATTGCGAAAAGTCTTGAAGCGTTATGACTGTAATGTCAAAACAAAGATT GTCAGCAAGCAAATTATTGAGATGGCTGCCGCCTTGTTTAAGTGTGATTCGGCTGTGAAGGATAATTCTAGAGCCATGCGGAGGGCAGGTGATACCATTATTGCTATTTCTGGCATCAGCTGTGTGAGGGTTGGAGCTTACTGGAAATTGCAACAGCTCTGA